The following coding sequences lie in one Streptomyces venezuelae genomic window:
- a CDS encoding metallophosphoesterase, whose product MIRIAAVGDIHMGLDSQGVLRPAFETLPDCADLLLLAGDLTRHGTPEEAEVVAREVTGLPVPVVAVLGNHDHHDEQPEAVTAVLREAGVRVLEGEGTVVEVDGASVGIAGTKGFGGGFVGRSGSEFGEPLMKEFIRYTRRCADGLRTSLEELAEQGCGTRVALTHFAPVPDTLAGEPLEIYPFLGSYLLAEAVDAAGADLAVHGHAHAGTEHGMTTGGVPVRNVAQPVIRKAFSVYHLKDRSPAEAVTAAAE is encoded by the coding sequence ATGATCCGCATCGCAGCCGTGGGGGACATCCACATGGGCCTCGACAGCCAGGGCGTGCTCCGGCCCGCGTTCGAAACGCTGCCCGACTGCGCGGACCTGCTGCTGCTGGCCGGGGACCTCACCCGGCACGGCACGCCGGAGGAGGCGGAGGTCGTCGCCCGGGAGGTGACCGGTCTCCCCGTGCCCGTCGTCGCCGTGCTCGGCAACCACGACCACCACGACGAACAGCCCGAAGCGGTCACCGCCGTCCTGCGCGAGGCGGGCGTACGGGTCCTCGAAGGGGAGGGCACGGTCGTCGAGGTCGACGGGGCGAGCGTGGGCATCGCGGGCACCAAGGGGTTCGGCGGCGGCTTCGTCGGCCGCAGCGGCAGCGAGTTCGGTGAACCCCTGATGAAGGAGTTCATCCGCTACACCCGCCGCTGCGCGGACGGCCTGCGCACCTCCCTGGAAGAGCTCGCCGAGCAGGGCTGCGGTACGCGAGTGGCGCTGACGCACTTCGCGCCCGTGCCGGACACGCTCGCGGGGGAGCCCCTGGAGATCTACCCGTTCCTCGGCAGCTACCTGCTCGCGGAGGCCGTCGACGCGGCGGGCGCGGACCTGGCCGTCCACGGCCACGCGCACGCGGGCACCGAACACGGCATGACCACGGGCGGCGTCCCGGTCCGCAACGTCGCCCAGCCCGTCATCCGCAAGGCGTTCAGCGTGTACCACCTGAAGGACCGCAGCCCGGCGGAGGCCGTGACGGCCGCGGCGGAGTGA